One stretch of Vibrio kanaloae DNA includes these proteins:
- a CDS encoding proprotein convertase P-domain-containing protein, protein MKKSPLYLALLLASVTSSAAEWDYPSGNTVVTTQQEAKAYLEQAYPEVGTFRFRYETLSKLGHHYNFDVLIEGEYQPQQSVVLSTDTDEQVSRVFRSLENTVLLNGKPTTAAELEAPRQLEAEHAPSLSSGQVVSTHVNVFSPDLRTMDRAAPPETLLTDVSQYPSLPHYVQTDVEVLNHNDGIYLTNARVSQVDATALYSLDPDSGATTNRDSSNFLAAEGVTKFADLNELQNVDWQDTRFSQLMVFAHLDQSLRYISSLGFDVFDSPLEFDGRGLSADNSTYYYGPKAVLFGIGGGSPDALDGDVILHELGHGIHYHIVKDWAYGHTGAIGEGFGDYWAGSFSFRTQYENAQTRGQEFEIDTVFNWDGYFGVRNTTRSLWNQRARYFRQAEYRPHESVAGELGDELWSTPLFQALKASVEQYGDLAFKEFDSIILESMYGLGRGLKMHDLAESTLFVAQQLYPNRDYAEILKQKFDVHGLIIEPFKVEALDRYVDPKKPLMIELYPTLRQAQVDGQINISELVKSFVSEPVDQLSIEATLPTGEMCGSSVTMNTSVDYRYSDELKLQNWQHDLSLVYGLPVFESDIKEVNSYLPDSRFSSTNQPIVGFKTFNFILNGMGQIADENFGLYLDIDHPRLSDLVVTLISPKGTRVDLLNHKSTRFSGFDGYFTLKHDSVLDSFKGEPINGSWRLEIADYVNGETGNLKRWGLGTISKYECGETTVPPQEPTVTSGSSGGSASPILILFMSLLSFGRSFGTRYLSLMARLFKNKTRR, encoded by the coding sequence ATGAAAAAGAGTCCTCTTTACTTAGCACTATTATTAGCATCAGTAACCAGCTCTGCTGCTGAGTGGGATTACCCGAGTGGCAATACGGTAGTGACAACGCAACAGGAAGCTAAAGCCTATTTAGAACAAGCTTACCCAGAGGTGGGTACTTTTAGGTTTCGCTATGAAACCCTGTCTAAATTAGGGCATCACTATAACTTTGATGTGCTAATTGAAGGTGAATATCAACCGCAACAGTCCGTTGTTTTATCAACTGACACAGATGAACAGGTCTCACGAGTTTTCAGAAGTTTAGAAAATACCGTGTTACTGAATGGAAAGCCAACAACGGCCGCCGAACTGGAAGCTCCCCGCCAATTGGAGGCAGAGCACGCGCCAAGTTTAAGCAGTGGACAAGTTGTGTCGACTCACGTGAATGTGTTCAGCCCTGATTTGAGAACCATGGACAGAGCGGCACCACCAGAAACTTTATTAACCGATGTCAGCCAATACCCGAGTCTTCCACATTATGTACAAACTGATGTGGAGGTATTGAACCACAACGATGGTATCTACCTTACCAATGCTCGTGTATCTCAGGTTGATGCAACAGCCTTGTATTCTCTTGACCCAGACTCAGGTGCGACAACGAACCGTGACTCTTCAAATTTTCTCGCAGCTGAAGGTGTCACAAAGTTTGCCGATCTGAACGAGCTACAAAATGTGGATTGGCAAGATACTCGATTCTCGCAATTAATGGTTTTTGCTCATCTTGACCAGTCTTTACGCTATATCAGTAGTTTAGGTTTTGATGTGTTTGATTCACCTCTTGAGTTTGATGGCAGAGGCTTATCAGCAGACAACTCAACCTATTATTACGGTCCTAAAGCCGTCTTGTTTGGTATCGGAGGGGGATCTCCAGACGCATTAGACGGTGATGTGATTCTGCATGAGCTGGGGCATGGGATTCACTATCACATCGTGAAAGATTGGGCATATGGGCATACAGGTGCCATCGGTGAAGGGTTTGGAGACTACTGGGCGGGGAGTTTTAGCTTTCGTACTCAGTATGAAAATGCCCAGACTCGAGGACAAGAGTTCGAGATAGATACTGTTTTTAACTGGGATGGGTACTTTGGCGTCAGGAATACTACTCGTAGCCTATGGAACCAAAGAGCACGTTACTTTAGACAAGCGGAATATCGCCCTCATGAAAGTGTTGCTGGCGAACTAGGTGATGAGCTTTGGTCAACGCCTTTGTTCCAGGCTCTGAAAGCCTCGGTTGAACAATATGGTGATCTCGCTTTTAAAGAGTTTGATTCCATCATACTTGAGTCTATGTACGGGCTAGGTCGTGGCTTGAAAATGCACGATTTAGCTGAGAGCACACTGTTTGTGGCTCAACAACTATATCCAAATCGAGATTATGCTGAAATATTGAAGCAAAAGTTTGATGTGCATGGATTGATCATCGAGCCATTTAAAGTAGAGGCTCTTGACCGTTATGTTGATCCAAAGAAGCCGTTGATGATTGAGTTGTACCCGACATTAAGACAGGCTCAAGTGGATGGCCAAATCAATATTTCAGAATTAGTGAAGTCGTTCGTTAGCGAGCCTGTTGATCAATTGTCGATAGAGGCGACACTTCCAACAGGCGAGATGTGTGGTTCTTCAGTCACCATGAATACGAGTGTTGACTATCGATACAGCGACGAACTGAAATTACAAAACTGGCAACATGATTTGTCACTTGTTTATGGCTTACCTGTATTCGAATCCGATATTAAAGAAGTAAACAGCTACCTTCCCGATAGCCGGTTTAGCTCAACCAATCAGCCGATCGTTGGCTTTAAAACATTCAATTTCATTCTAAATGGAATGGGTCAGATCGCAGACGAGAATTTCGGTCTGTATTTAGATATCGACCACCCTCGGTTGAGCGATTTAGTGGTGACCCTTATTTCCCCGAAGGGAACACGAGTTGATTTACTTAACCATAAATCGACGCGATTTTCTGGCTTTGATGGTTATTTCACACTTAAGCATGACTCGGTTCTTGATTCGTTTAAGGGGGAGCCTATTAACGGGTCTTGGCGTTTAGAGATCGCCGATTATGTGAATGGTGAAACTGGGAACCTAAAGCGTTGGGGACTCGGCACTATTTCGAAATACGAATGCGGCGAAACGACGGTTCCACCTCAAGAACCAACAGTTACCAGTGGCTCTTCTGGTGGTTCAGCTTCACCCATATTGATTCTATTCATGTCCTTGCTCTCGTTCGGCAGGTCATTTGGTACGCGTTACTTGTCTTTAATGGCAAGGCTCTTTAAAAACAAAACAAGAAGATAA
- a CDS encoding Lcl domain-containing protein: MKPQLTILAISLALAGCGGSGGSDTSASAAPTYTVSGTVTAQNIDLQSKVCADLNQNYMCDSGEPSSTANTSGEFSITSTKKSILSVPLLAQVDSGIAANSSGGSASSYAYIAAPGLQKNTGNQINGISSLLAGYVADGLTVAEANKKLKAQLAKSGITISGDIQDDLSASELASLEQNIVSTIKAFKHSNRAFMLAQLSAKFDKSAADYVGGVLTNDQVTAFANFLEGELKAATALNDTGVLRYFSDIDDTQNVVEPQSSFPGQDAEYGFDKTELNDNTGNGFQFAKLDSSGQVLADDAAEWSCVLDQRSGLIWESKTDDESSIQYKDRILALELPGLVTPYDQDVALATCHTKGDHVCTTQDYVEYINSINLCGKSDWRLPKFHEFYNLLDFGETEKNKDGEVYGLTYKYFPHQTLGIENTTYTGSVWTQSITYNLYTNTAVEGGFYYNEIGTQGADRGNVGPVEIYSGDVDSSANNDSYQFPARLVSLQGK; this comes from the coding sequence ATGAAACCTCAATTGACAATTTTGGCCATCTCTTTGGCTCTTGCTGGCTGCGGTGGTTCAGGCGGTTCCGATACCTCTGCATCAGCAGCACCAACCTATACAGTGTCAGGTACAGTGACAGCACAGAATATAGATTTACAAAGTAAGGTCTGCGCAGACTTAAATCAAAACTACATGTGTGATAGTGGGGAACCAAGTTCGACGGCAAACACGAGTGGCGAATTTAGTATCACCAGCACTAAGAAATCGATTTTATCGGTTCCTTTATTAGCTCAAGTGGATTCGGGTATAGCAGCCAATAGCTCAGGTGGTTCTGCATCGTCTTACGCTTACATTGCCGCTCCCGGTCTTCAAAAAAATACGGGGAATCAGATTAATGGTATCAGTTCACTATTGGCGGGTTATGTTGCTGACGGATTGACGGTAGCTGAAGCTAACAAAAAATTAAAAGCGCAGTTGGCGAAAAGTGGCATCACTATATCTGGCGATATTCAAGACGATTTATCTGCATCTGAACTCGCGAGTCTGGAACAAAATATCGTATCAACAATTAAGGCGTTTAAGCACTCTAATCGTGCGTTCATGCTGGCTCAATTGAGTGCGAAATTTGATAAGAGTGCGGCCGATTATGTAGGTGGAGTACTCACTAATGACCAAGTTACTGCTTTTGCAAATTTCCTCGAAGGAGAGCTAAAAGCTGCGACAGCATTGAATGATACGGGTGTTTTACGCTATTTCTCAGATATCGATGACACACAAAATGTCGTTGAACCACAGAGTTCATTCCCAGGTCAAGATGCAGAATACGGCTTTGATAAAACAGAGCTGAATGACAATACCGGCAATGGTTTCCAGTTCGCAAAGTTAGATTCAAGTGGTCAGGTGCTTGCTGATGATGCTGCGGAGTGGTCTTGTGTTTTGGATCAACGCAGTGGCTTGATTTGGGAATCGAAAACGGATGACGAAAGCTCTATTCAATATAAAGATCGCATATTAGCGCTTGAGCTACCCGGACTAGTAACGCCTTACGATCAAGATGTTGCCCTAGCCACGTGTCACACAAAAGGCGATCACGTTTGTACTACCCAAGACTATGTTGAATATATTAATTCCATTAATTTGTGTGGTAAGTCAGACTGGCGTTTGCCAAAGTTCCATGAGTTCTACAACCTTCTCGATTTTGGCGAAACCGAAAAAAATAAAGATGGTGAAGTTTACGGTTTAACTTACAAGTACTTCCCACATCAGACTCTTGGTATTGAAAATACGACTTATACTGGCTCGGTATGGACTCAATCCATTACTTATAACCTATATACGAACACTGCCGTTGAAGGTGGCTTCTATTATAACGAAATTGGTACCCAGGGAGCCGATAGAGGAAACGTTGGTCCTGTTGAAATCTATTCAGGTGATGTTGATTCTTCAGCCAATAATGACTCGTACCAATTCCCTGCTCGTCTAGTTTCACTACAAGGTAAATAG
- a CDS encoding Lcl C-terminal domain-containing protein, whose protein sequence is MKNLLTITLLGLFSAGVMAQECSLDMEKSAASSRYIANDNGTFSDESTGLTWMRCQLGKTWDAKSLSCEGTAETYHWQSALVMVESINDKSGHHALHQFAGQKEWRMPNIKELVSLKEVACHSPAMSTKVFGDTFNFETGNLAAYLWSSTPAGDGQNIVTLDSINGEVYQYNAAEYKFSVLLVAE, encoded by the coding sequence ATGAAAAACTTACTAACTATAACTTTACTTGGTCTATTTTCTGCGGGTGTAATGGCACAAGAGTGCAGTTTAGATATGGAGAAATCTGCGGCTAGTTCGCGTTACATCGCGAATGATAACGGTACGTTTAGCGATGAATCGACGGGGTTGACTTGGATGCGTTGTCAACTGGGAAAAACCTGGGATGCAAAGTCTTTATCCTGTGAAGGAACTGCCGAAACGTATCACTGGCAGAGTGCTCTCGTGATGGTCGAATCTATTAATGATAAGAGCGGTCATCATGCTTTGCATCAGTTTGCTGGGCAGAAAGAGTGGCGTATGCCAAATATTAAAGAGTTGGTATCTTTAAAAGAAGTGGCTTGCCATTCTCCTGCAATGAGTACCAAAGTGTTCGGTGATACGTTCAATTTTGAAACAGGTAACCTAGCCGCTTATTTATGGAGTTCGACTCCTGCGGGTGATGGACAAAACATAGTGACGCTTGATTCAATTAATGGTGAGGTTTACCAGTACAACGCTGCGGAATATAAGTTTAGTGTTTTGTTGGTAGCTGAATGA
- a CDS encoding methyl-accepting chemotaxis protein: MRQLLSGLSIKIQILIPVLFSVVVLLAGVIIGGDKLESAFKDVSTATDQLILHKEELSEIVDNSYGMRIKAIYSLFNADDVKTLVETLNQKRDQNTRLLDSLDTVQGMQNEVAGMRKAMEHYVDFSRNTMLPLLRMKHNTDAQTSDFDARYQAATDQYRHAGNEMVKSINLLSKQLNHLATQAISVNGQQHTNTLDTATIALPVVLSIALVISWTLAGIIVKPLSNIQETMREVAKGNLLVKAEECGDNEVSRLAQNVNTSIEQLRETVSSLSRISIEVASASTELAAVMTQSSANSDQEKQEVEQVASAVNQLESTASHVNENAVQADSASKQADEMAAHSMSLFNESSQANEQMAIQLSEAANVVSTLKEHSEQIGNVIEVIQSISEQTNLLALNAAIEAARAGESGRGFAVVADEVRLLAARTQDSTKEIQTIIEGLQVQSGNANESMNSSLSMLQHNQHLAGEVSSALSGIANSVTDMTEINTQVASAAEEQSQVTSDINRNISNIYNLVSQNVTGITQAAAASYELSNLAEQQKQQLGFFKV; the protein is encoded by the coding sequence ATGCGCCAACTACTCAGTGGCTTATCTATAAAAATACAGATTCTTATTCCAGTGCTATTTTCCGTTGTAGTACTTTTAGCGGGCGTCATTATCGGTGGTGATAAGCTGGAAAGCGCATTTAAAGATGTATCAACAGCAACGGACCAACTCATCCTACATAAAGAAGAGCTTAGCGAAATCGTCGACAACAGCTACGGTATGCGCATTAAAGCAATTTACAGTTTATTTAACGCCGATGATGTAAAAACTCTAGTAGAAACGCTTAACCAAAAGCGTGATCAGAATACTCGCCTATTGGATTCATTGGACACCGTACAAGGAATGCAAAACGAAGTCGCGGGCATGCGTAAGGCCATGGAACATTACGTTGATTTCTCACGTAATACGATGCTTCCTCTATTAAGAATGAAACACAACACCGACGCCCAGACTTCCGATTTCGATGCTCGTTATCAAGCTGCCACTGACCAATACCGTCACGCTGGCAATGAAATGGTCAAATCAATCAACCTGCTTTCAAAACAACTTAACCACCTCGCTACTCAAGCAATCAGCGTGAATGGTCAGCAACACACCAACACACTGGATACCGCGACCATAGCCCTGCCAGTGGTTCTTTCTATCGCATTAGTCATCAGTTGGACGCTTGCAGGCATCATTGTTAAGCCGCTTAGCAATATTCAAGAAACCATGCGTGAAGTAGCCAAAGGCAATCTACTGGTTAAAGCCGAAGAGTGTGGAGATAACGAAGTATCACGCCTTGCACAAAACGTAAACACATCCATTGAACAGTTAAGAGAAACCGTCAGCTCACTGTCTCGCATCAGTATCGAAGTCGCTTCTGCATCTACAGAGCTGGCTGCAGTAATGACACAATCAAGCGCCAACTCAGACCAAGAAAAGCAAGAAGTCGAACAAGTCGCTTCTGCTGTAAACCAACTTGAGAGCACAGCATCGCACGTTAACGAAAATGCGGTACAAGCCGATTCGGCTTCGAAACAAGCAGATGAAATGGCGGCTCACAGCATGAGCTTGTTCAATGAAAGCAGCCAAGCTAACGAACAAATGGCTATTCAACTTAGCGAAGCCGCTAACGTTGTAAGCACACTGAAAGAACACTCTGAACAAATTGGGAACGTCATCGAAGTGATTCAAAGCATCTCAGAACAAACCAACCTGCTTGCGCTTAATGCAGCCATCGAGGCCGCTCGCGCAGGTGAAAGTGGCCGTGGTTTTGCCGTGGTTGCAGACGAGGTACGACTGCTAGCGGCTCGTACGCAAGATTCAACCAAAGAGATACAAACAATTATCGAGGGCTTACAGGTTCAATCTGGTAACGCAAACGAGAGTATGAACAGTTCACTGTCAATGCTACAGCATAACCAACACTTAGCAGGTGAAGTTAGCTCAGCGCTTTCAGGCATTGCCAACTCAGTAACAGATATGACAGAAATTAACACTCAAGTAGCCTCTGCTGCCGAAGAGCAAAGCCAGGTGACGTCAGACATCAACCGCAATATCTCAAACATCTATAATTTGGTGAGCCAAAACGTAACCGGTATTACTCAAGCCGCAGCAGCAAGCTACGAGCTGTCTAACCTAGCTGAACAGCAGAAGCAGCAGTTAGGCTTTTTTAAAGTATAA
- a CDS encoding phosphate ABC transporter substrate-binding protein: MKKTVIGAIALLGALTVTPASAKETISAVGSSSVTPLMEVFSETYMKTNSNVFIEVQGPGSSAGVKAAKNGSADLGMSSRNLKDSEKEATLVEEVVARDGIAVVVNPKNSLPGLTAEQVTAIYKGEVTNWKDVGGADKPIVAITRDTASGTRGAFEDIMSLKMKISGKKVSAISQRAQVANGNGALKTMVASNPYAIGYISLGTVDNSVNALAIDGTEASVDNVKNGSYKVARPFLVLYKEGQPSSETQKFLDWMLTDEAQSLVESNGYISIN, translated from the coding sequence ATGAAAAAGACAGTTATCGGTGCAATCGCCCTTCTAGGTGCACTAACAGTGACTCCAGCTTCAGCTAAAGAAACTATTTCAGCAGTTGGTTCAAGCAGCGTGACTCCACTGATGGAAGTTTTCTCTGAAACATACATGAAAACGAATTCAAATGTATTTATTGAAGTGCAAGGCCCTGGTTCTTCCGCTGGTGTTAAAGCGGCTAAGAACGGCAGTGCAGATTTAGGCATGTCTTCTCGTAACCTTAAAGACAGCGAGAAAGAAGCAACTTTAGTTGAAGAAGTGGTTGCTCGTGATGGTATTGCAGTCGTCGTTAACCCTAAGAATAGCCTTCCGGGTCTAACCGCTGAGCAAGTTACAGCTATCTACAAAGGCGAAGTAACAAACTGGAAAGACGTTGGTGGTGCAGACAAGCCAATCGTAGCAATCACTCGTGACACAGCATCTGGTACTCGCGGTGCATTCGAAGACATCATGTCTCTTAAAATGAAGATTTCTGGTAAGAAAGTGTCAGCAATCTCTCAACGTGCTCAAGTTGCTAACGGTAACGGTGCACTAAAAACAATGGTTGCATCTAACCCTTATGCAATCGGCTACATCTCTCTAGGTACAGTAGATAACTCAGTAAACGCGCTTGCAATTGACGGTACTGAAGCATCTGTGGACAACGTTAAGAACGGCTCTTACAAAGTAGCTCGCCCTTTCTTAGTTCTCTATAAAGAAGGCCAACCTTCTTCTGAAACTCAAAAGTTCCTAGATTGGATGCTAACAGACGAAGCTCAGTCTTTAGTTGAGAGCAACGGCTACATCTCAATTAATTAA
- the pstC gene encoding phosphate ABC transporter permease subunit PstC, with the protein MTIATNSEQLMNSEATQLKRSLRQKKRVDWKERIFHGLFLTSAIIGIVSLAVIAYFIVKESIPAFQEAGLSGIVLGQNWLPPALYGVATMIVASVVSTLGAVVVGVPIGVLTAIFIAEIAPKRLADIIRPAVELLAGIPSVVYGFFGLVIIVPLIQNVFQVPAGNTILAGIIVLGVMILPTVITVSETSIRAVPRTYKEGSLALGASKIFTIFKLLVPAARSGIMTGVILGIGRALGETMAIIMVMGNAPAMPEGILDSARTLTANIAIEMSYASGVHASALYATGVVLLIFIMSLNAILLYLNREKAR; encoded by the coding sequence ATGACCATCGCAACGAATAGTGAACAGCTTATGAATAGCGAAGCGACTCAACTGAAACGCAGCTTACGTCAAAAGAAGCGTGTAGATTGGAAAGAGCGTATTTTTCACGGCTTATTTCTTACAAGTGCAATTATCGGCATCGTATCTCTTGCTGTTATTGCTTACTTCATCGTTAAAGAAAGTATCCCCGCATTCCAAGAAGCGGGCCTATCAGGTATCGTTTTAGGGCAAAACTGGTTACCACCTGCACTTTACGGCGTTGCTACCATGATTGTAGCTTCTGTTGTGTCGACATTAGGTGCGGTCGTTGTTGGTGTCCCTATTGGTGTACTAACGGCAATATTTATTGCGGAAATTGCACCAAAGCGTCTCGCGGACATCATTCGCCCTGCTGTTGAATTGTTAGCGGGTATACCATCGGTAGTTTACGGCTTCTTCGGCCTAGTCATTATTGTCCCTTTGATTCAAAACGTCTTTCAAGTCCCTGCGGGCAACACCATCTTGGCGGGAATCATTGTACTCGGCGTGATGATCCTTCCGACGGTAATCACGGTGTCAGAAACGTCCATTCGTGCAGTGCCAAGAACATATAAAGAAGGATCTTTAGCGTTAGGTGCTTCAAAGATCTTTACCATCTTTAAGTTGCTCGTTCCTGCTGCTCGTTCAGGCATTATGACTGGTGTTATTTTGGGTATCGGTCGTGCGCTAGGTGAAACGATGGCAATCATCATGGTGATGGGTAATGCGCCAGCTATGCCGGAAGGTATTTTGGATTCTGCTCGTACACTTACCGCGAATATTGCGATTGAAATGTCTTACGCAAGTGGTGTTCACGCAAGTGCGCTATACGCAACGGGTGTTGTTCTTCTTATTTTCATCATGTCTCTAAATGCGATTCTCCTTTACTTGAACCGTGAGAAGGCGAGGTAA
- the pstA gene encoding phosphate ABC transporter permease PstA, which yields MDRVALKKARVRTDVVLSGFIWAAAALTVGFLFWIMWYILSNGLQHVDWKFITDDYTRTGDEHGIFPMIISTIYMVIASIAVAAPLGIMTAIYLTEYAKVGSRLVKIIRFCTESLAGIPSIIFGLFGMTFFVAILGLGFSILSGALTLSILILPVIIRTTEEALMAVSQTYREGSYGLGASKIYTIWRLILPSAMPGILTSVILSIGRVIGESAPVFLTAGMVARIPDSLLDSGRTLTVHLYKLTTELFTIEEWNQAYGTATVLIVLVLLINTLTKLIARRFNTATY from the coding sequence ATGGATAGAGTCGCATTGAAGAAAGCACGTGTACGTACAGATGTCGTTCTAAGTGGCTTTATTTGGGCGGCAGCCGCTTTAACAGTTGGCTTCCTGTTCTGGATTATGTGGTACATCCTTTCTAACGGTTTACAACACGTAGATTGGAAGTTCATTACTGATGACTACACTCGTACTGGCGATGAGCACGGTATTTTCCCGATGATAATCTCTACGATTTATATGGTTATCGCTTCGATTGCTGTTGCCGCTCCACTTGGCATTATGACGGCAATTTATCTAACGGAGTATGCCAAAGTTGGCAGTCGTTTGGTTAAGATCATTCGTTTTTGCACAGAATCGTTAGCGGGTATCCCGTCGATCATTTTCGGTTTGTTTGGTATGACATTCTTCGTAGCTATTTTAGGTTTAGGCTTCTCTATCCTATCGGGTGCGTTGACCTTGAGTATCCTGATTCTCCCGGTGATTATTCGAACCACAGAAGAAGCGTTGATGGCTGTTTCTCAAACTTACCGTGAAGGTTCGTATGGTTTGGGAGCTTCTAAAATATATACAATCTGGCGTTTGATTCTTCCAAGCGCAATGCCAGGTATCTTAACTTCGGTCATTCTTAGTATTGGTCGTGTAATTGGTGAATCTGCGCCAGTATTTTTGACCGCAGGTATGGTTGCTCGTATCCCAGATTCATTATTGGATTCTGGTCGTACACTAACGGTTCACTTATATAAATTAACGACCGAACTGTTTACCATTGAAGAATGGAATCAAGCATACGGCACAGCAACAGTACTGATTGTTCTTGTACTGCTGATCAACACACTCACTAAGTTGATCGCAAGACGTTTTAATACTGCAACTTACTAA
- the pstB gene encoding phosphate ABC transporter ATP-binding protein PstB: protein MNKFNIKDLDLFYGDNQALKSINLPVPERQVTALIGPSGCGKSTLLRCLNRMNDLIEGVKITGLLEMDGTNIYGNIDVADLRIKVGMVFQKPNPFPMSIYENVAYGLRAQGIKDKKHIDEVVESSLRGAALWDEVKDRLKSHAFGLSGGQQQRLCIARTIAMEPDVILMDEPTSALDPIATHKIEELMEDLKKDFTIVIVTHSMQQARRISDRTAFFLMGELVEHNETSVIFSEPKDDRTKGYVNGDFG, encoded by the coding sequence ATGAACAAATTTAATATTAAAGACCTAGACCTTTTTTATGGTGACAACCAAGCACTTAAGTCAATCAATTTACCCGTACCTGAGCGTCAAGTTACCGCGCTTATTGGCCCGTCTGGTTGTGGAAAATCAACGCTATTACGCTGTCTTAACCGCATGAATGACCTAATTGAAGGTGTTAAGATTACAGGCCTTCTTGAGATGGACGGTACCAATATCTACGGTAACATCGATGTTGCAGACTTACGCATTAAAGTGGGCATGGTATTCCAAAAGCCAAACCCATTCCCAATGAGCATTTATGAAAATGTAGCTTACGGGTTACGTGCTCAAGGCATTAAAGATAAAAAGCACATTGATGAAGTTGTTGAAAGCTCACTTCGCGGTGCAGCATTGTGGGATGAAGTAAAGGACCGACTGAAGTCGCACGCTTTCGGTCTATCTGGTGGTCAGCAACAGCGTCTATGTATCGCTCGTACCATTGCAATGGAACCGGATGTAATCCTGATGGATGAACCAACATCGGCTTTAGACCCAATCGCGACACACAAGATTGAAGAATTGATGGAAGACCTGAAGAAAGATTTCACTATCGTAATCGTAACGCACTCAATGCAGCAAGCGCGTCGTATTTCAGACCGTACAGCTTTCTTCCTAATGGGAGAGCTTGTAGAGCACAACGAAACAAGTGTTATCTTCAGCGAACCCAAAGATGATCGTACCAAAGGTTACGTAAACGGTGACTTTGGTTAA